The sequence below is a genomic window from Chryseobacterium foetidum.
AGCTCTTCTTTTGCTTGCGAGAATTTTCTCTACTTCAACCTTTATTTCTGCTTTTATTTCTTTGGAAACTTTTAATCCGTCAAGAATTTCTGCCATTTTTACTTTTATTTTTTACTTTTATTAGATTTTAGGATATTTTTCCGGATTTTGATGGGTGCAAAAAACGGAAAGGATATAAATCATTTTTTCTGTCTCGTCGACTTCATAGAAAATGATGTAGGGAAATTTTCGCAACGGTAAAGCTGTGACATCTTTATATCGTTTTTGAAAATATGGATTAATTAAAATTCTGCTGATGGAAAGATCTAACTGTTTATTAAAACTTTTCAAAACCTTCATTGAAATCCCAGCATAATAATCTGTAGCAACCTCAATATTTTCTTCTGCAATAGGGAGAAATTTAAAGCTAAATTCTATATTTAGCTCTGATTCTTTTCAAAGACTCTCTGCCATCGACAGCTGTAGATTTATCTTGCTGTAAGCCTCTCTCAATGGCTTCAATCATTTCCTCAGTCAAATCAAAATCATCTTCCTCTTTCTCAAAACTGATTTTCATTTTCTGTAAAAGATTTTGAATTAGAGTTTCCTCTTCTTTATCCTTAAGATGTATTGTAATTGTACTCATGATCTTATTTTTATTCAAAATTAATGAAAATCCGTAATAGTTCAGTTATAGCTATAATTCAAAATATTAACACACCGAATTTAAAGCCAATAGCAATAAGCTGGATGCCAAAAGCTACTTATTTATTTGATTTATAATAATTAATCAACCCATTCGTAGAACTGTCGTGAGAATTAATTGCTTCACTATTTTCCAATTCAGGTAAGATTTTATTCGCTAAAACTTTCCCTAATTCCACTCCAAACTGATCAAAACTGAAAATATTCCAAATGACACCTTGTACAAATATCTTATGTTCATACAATGCGATCAGCTGACCCAAAGAAAAAGGGGTTAATTCTTTAATTAATAATGAGTTCGTAGGGGTATTTCCGTGGAAGACTTTATAATTTAACAAGAAGTCAATTTCTTCCTGAGATTTCCCTGAAGCTTTTAATTCTGCTTCAACTTCTTCTTCATTTTTACCAAAAGCCAAAGCTTCAGTCTGGGCAAAAAAGTTTGCTAATAATTTATCCTGATGATCAGAAACTTCATTTGGACTTTTCGCATACGCAATAAAATCGGCAGGAATCAATTCTGTTCCCTGATGAATCAGCTGATAGAAAGCATGCTGCCCATTTGTTCCAGGCTCACCCCAAATGATTGGACCTGTCTCATACTCAACAAATTCTCCGTTTCTGTCAACACATTTTCCGTTGCTTTCCATATCTCCCTGCTGAAGATAGGCTGCAAAACGGTCAAGGTATTGTGAGTAAGGCAAAATAGCATGAGTGGTTGCTGCATAAAAATTGCGGTACCAGATTCCTAAAAGTCCCATTAAAACAGGAACGTTTTCAGAAAAATCAGCTGTCTGGAAATGCTGATCTGTATTTTCAGCACCCTTTAATAATTGCTCAAAATTGTCATATCCTACGGCAAGTACAATGCTTAAACCAATAGCACTCCACAGAGAATATCTTCCGCCAACCCAATCCCAGAATTCGAAGATGTTTTCTTCTGCAATTCCAAAGTCTTTAACTGACTGAACGTTAGTTGATAAAGCCACAAAATGCTTTGCTACATCTTCCTGTTTTCCAGCTTTTAAAAACCAGTCTTTAGCAGAATTAGCATTCGTCATTGTCTCCTGCGTCGTAAATGTTTTTGAAGCAATGATGAATAAAGTTGTTTCAGGATTTAAGTTTTTTACTACTTCAGCGATATGATTTCCGTCTACATTCGAAACAAAATGAACGTTTAATCTTGTTTTAAAATGCTTCAAAGCCGAAACTACCATCACGGGCCCCAAATCTGAACCACCAATTCCGATATTTACCACATCGGTAATTTCTTTTCCGCTGAAACCTTTGTGATTTCCTGAAATTACGTTTTCAGAAAAAGATTTCATGTGATCCAAAACTCTTTTGATTTGAGGTTTAATATTTTCCCCGTCTACCAAAATTTCTTTATCCGAAAAATCCCTCAAAGCCGTGTGAAGAACCGCTCTACCTTCTGTTTCGTTGATTCTGTCACCCGAAAACATCTTGTTAATAGCATCACGCAACTGACATTCTACCGCAAGATTTAATAATAATTCTTTCGTTCTTGAATCAATTAGATTTTTAGAGTAATCGAAAATATAATTTTCCTTTTTGATAGAAAACTCTTCAAAACGGTTCGAATTGTACTGAAAAAGACTTCTCAACTCGAAGTCGTTATCGCCAAAATGTTCATCAAGAGATATCCAGCTGTTGGTTTGTGTAGGATTTATTTTAGATAGCATAGTGTAAGTTTAAAATTAAATTTAAATGATTTTGCGAAGAAAATTCCTTTAAATTCTTTCTGATAAATTTTGATTTGCAAATTTACGGAATTTCGGGCAATGATGTTTATTGTGGATTAAAAATCAGTCCTTAAGTTTTGTAATAAGATGTGAAATCAGTTGCTTATGATAGATTTTAAAAGTGTTGATTGAATAAAAAATGTTAGATTTGAAAATGATAACTTTAATTGACTCATAATGCTAAGCAGAAGAACATTCATCAAAAAATCATCTCTCGGATTAGGCTTATTTGCAATACCAAATTCTGCAACTTTTTTATTTGATAACGATTTTATATCGAAAAGACCAAAAGTAAGTGAAAGAAAGTTCACATCAACTACCGTTGAAAACACAATTAAAACCATCAAAAAATCTATCGCTGATCCTGAATTGTCTTGGATGTTTGAGAATTGCTTCCCTAACACTTTAGATACAACGGTAAAATTTTATCAGAAAAAAAATAGACCTTTTACATATGTGATCACCGGAGACATCGATGCGATGTGGCTTCGGGATTCTTCGGCGCAGGTTTATCCCTATTTAAGTTTAGCTAATGAGGATGAAAAACTCAAAAATTTATTGAAAGGTGTTATTAATAAACAGATTGAATGTGTTCTGCTGGATCCTTACGCTAATGCATTTTTTGATGATGCAAGTAAGATCAGCGAATGGAAAGATGATTTAACGGAAATGAAAGCCGGAATTCACGAGCGGAAATGGGAAGTCGACTCTCTCTGTTATGTGATCCGACTTTCTTACAATTACTGGAAAACGACGGGCGATTCATCTGTTTTTGATGATGAATGGAAAAAAGCAATGCTTTTAATTCTGAAAACATTTAAAGAACAGCAAAGAAAAGATTCGAAAGGACCATATAAATTTCAGCGGGTGAATGGAAATCCTTTAGATACACAATTTGCAGGTGGCTACGGAAATCCGACAAAGAAAATCGGTCTGATACATTCAATGGTCCGACCTTCGGACGATGCTGTTTTTTATCCGTTTTTGGTTTCATCAAATATGTTTGCGGTGGTTTCTCTAAGGGAGACGGCAGAGATTTTCTCTAAGATATTAAAGGATGAAAATTCTTCCATTCAATTTAAAAATTTAGCAAAGGAAGTAGATGAAGCCATTCAGAAATATGCGGTTTTAAACCATCCCACCGCAGGAAAAATTTATGCTTTAGAAATCGACGGCTTCGGAAATGCTCTGTTTATGGATGATGCGAATGTTCCGAATCTTTTATCAATTCCTTATTTGGGTTATGCTTCAAAAGATGACGAGGTTTATAGAAATACGAGGAAATTTTCTTTAAGCGTAGCCAATCCGTGGTTCAGTGAAGGGAAATTTGCGAAAGGAATTGGCGGTCCGCACATTGGCGAACACAAAATCTGGCCTTTGGGTTTGATTATGCAGGCTTTGACAACTGATGATGACGAAGAAATCATTTCAGTTTTAAAAATGCTGAAAGCCACTCACGCAGGAACCGGATTTATCCACGAATCTTTCGATGTAGACAATCCAAAAGATTTTACGAGATCGTGGTTTGCATGGGCCAACACGCTTTTTGGTGAATTGATTCTTCACCTTCACAAAACAAAACCCGAAATCCTGAAACGAAAGTTTTAAAACAAAAAAACCTCCGCAAATGCGAAGGCTCAGAAAAATCTATGTTGATAACCTAAAGGTTAGGATGCCGAATTATGTTCTTTTGTCTGCTGAATTCTATTGTTAGATTTGTTTTTTCGGTAAAAGTAAAATCCGATTCCTGCAATTAATATAATTGGCCAAATGGTTACAAGCCCCACCAACAGTTTTTGAATCAGATAAAAGCCTTCTACAAAAGCATTTTTCACATCATAAAGGAAATTAAATTTATATTTATTGTCGATGCTCTTTGTGTTGGTCACTACGATTTCTGCGATGCGAAGTTTAGGTTCTTTGATGTAAATATCAACTGTGCTGTACTTCAAATTATCCGAAACATCCATGTTAGCGAGCTGCTGCAGATTTCCGTCGGACATATTTTCGTTATCTAAAGTAACCTTGTCTTTATTTGCCTTGAGTTTTGAAATATTTTCTTCTGTTTTCTTGATTCTTTTGCCTTCCATTTCCGCATATTTTATGTTGGCGGTCACGTCTTCTGCATTGATTATTCTTGAATTAAGGAACAGTTTTTTGTTGTTGATTAAAGTCAAAAATTCACCCAGATTTTCTGTAGGCACGCGAACCTGCATTTTGTTTTCGGTCTGGTATTTTTTTACCAGCATAGCCTCTTCGTTTGAGGTGTTAAAAGTCTCTTCAGAAACCACATTGCTCTGAAGATTGCTGTGCGTAACGAATCCGCCAAGTTCCTGAACCGATTTTTCCATTGAGGTTGTGGCTTCATAAACATCTTTAACTTCCATGTTGACTTCAGCAGTTTTGATGAACTGTTTGTCTTTCACTTTCATGGTTGCTACAGAGGAAATATCTTTAGCAATAGCAGCAGAATCTGCATTTGCGGAAACTTCATAGTCACTTACCGTTGCTTCTCCTTTTTTGCATGAATAAATTCCCAGTAAAAGGGCAGTTGCGAAGCTTAATTTAATGTAAGTCGTTTTCATATTCTATATTTTTTGATGTTAGCTGCATGAAGTATTACTTTTTCTATTTAAATAAAACAAACCGTAATGATTTCGAAGTGCTATACGTTGCCGGATTGCTTATTTCAAAGTTGGGGCAGAAACCTTTGTAATGTTTGAAAAACCTGAGTAAAAACTTTGTAAATAAATATTTAATCTAAAATTTTGATAATCAATAATTTGTAAAACACTACATCTCTTCTGTGTGGTATTTCGGATTGATTTTTGCTTAAATTTTACAAATCAAAACAGAAATCAATATGTCTAAAACTTTTTCCAAAATCAGAAACGCCATAGAATTGTTTAAATCGATTGATTTTGACCAGCTCAGCGAAATTTCACAAAAAGTAAATCTTCCAAAACTCATGGAAAATTTTTCCAAACTGGATGACAAACAGCTCAGCGGAATGATGAAAATGCTTGACCCGAATAAAAAAACCAGAGAGCTTCCTCCCATCAATGGCGATTTCTACGACGTTTACCATACATTAACTCCCGAACAGCGCGAAGTTCAGCAGAAAGTGAGAGATTTTATGGAAAAAGAAGTCAAACCTTTAGTGAATCATTACTGGCTTCGGGACGAATTTCCGCACGAATTGATTCCAA
It includes:
- a CDS encoding glycoside hydrolase family 125 protein; this translates as MLSRRTFIKKSSLGLGLFAIPNSATFLFDNDFISKRPKVSERKFTSTTVENTIKTIKKSIADPELSWMFENCFPNTLDTTVKFYQKKNRPFTYVITGDIDAMWLRDSSAQVYPYLSLANEDEKLKNLLKGVINKQIECVLLDPYANAFFDDASKISEWKDDLTEMKAGIHERKWEVDSLCYVIRLSYNYWKTTGDSSVFDDEWKKAMLLILKTFKEQQRKDSKGPYKFQRVNGNPLDTQFAGGYGNPTKKIGLIHSMVRPSDDAVFYPFLVSSNMFAVVSLRETAEIFSKILKDENSSIQFKNLAKEVDEAIQKYAVLNHPTAGKIYALEIDGFGNALFMDDANVPNLLSIPYLGYASKDDEVYRNTRKFSLSVANPWFSEGKFAKGIGGPHIGEHKIWPLGLIMQALTTDDDEEIISVLKMLKATHAGTGFIHESFDVDNPKDFTRSWFAWANTLFGELILHLHKTKPEILKRKF
- the pgi gene encoding glucose-6-phosphate isomerase, with product MLSKINPTQTNSWISLDEHFGDNDFELRSLFQYNSNRFEEFSIKKENYIFDYSKNLIDSRTKELLLNLAVECQLRDAINKMFSGDRINETEGRAVLHTALRDFSDKEILVDGENIKPQIKRVLDHMKSFSENVISGNHKGFSGKEITDVVNIGIGGSDLGPVMVVSALKHFKTRLNVHFVSNVDGNHIAEVVKNLNPETTLFIIASKTFTTQETMTNANSAKDWFLKAGKQEDVAKHFVALSTNVQSVKDFGIAEENIFEFWDWVGGRYSLWSAIGLSIVLAVGYDNFEQLLKGAENTDQHFQTADFSENVPVLMGLLGIWYRNFYAATTHAILPYSQYLDRFAAYLQQGDMESNGKCVDRNGEFVEYETGPIIWGEPGTNGQHAFYQLIHQGTELIPADFIAYAKSPNEVSDHQDKLLANFFAQTEALAFGKNEEEVEAELKASGKSQEEIDFLLNYKVFHGNTPTNSLLIKELTPFSLGQLIALYEHKIFVQGVIWNIFSFDQFGVELGKVLANKILPELENSEAINSHDSSTNGLINYYKSNK
- a CDS encoding DUF4349 domain-containing protein gives rise to the protein MKTTYIKLSFATALLLGIYSCKKGEATVSDYEVSANADSAAIAKDISSVATMKVKDKQFIKTAEVNMEVKDVYEATTSMEKSVQELGGFVTHSNLQSNVVSEETFNTSNEEAMLVKKYQTENKMQVRVPTENLGEFLTLINNKKLFLNSRIINAEDVTANIKYAEMEGKRIKKTEENISKLKANKDKVTLDNENMSDGNLQQLANMDVSDNLKYSTVDIYIKEPKLRIAEIVVTNTKSIDNKYKFNFLYDVKNAFVEGFYLIQKLLVGLVTIWPIILIAGIGFYFYRKNKSNNRIQQTKEHNSAS
- a CDS encoding type II toxin-antitoxin system RelE/ParE family toxin, whose product is MEFSFKFLPIAEENIEVATDYYAGISMKVLKSFNKQLDLSISRILINPYFQKRYKDVTALPLRKFPYIIFYEVDETEKMIYILSVFCTHQNPEKYPKI
- a CDS encoding DUF2683 family protein, coding for MSTITIHLKDKEEETLIQNLLQKMKISFEKEEDDFDLTEEMIEAIERGLQQDKSTAVDGRESLKRIRAKYRI